One segment of Gordonia terrae DNA contains the following:
- a CDS encoding TadE family type IV pilus minor pilin, translating to MVTVEAAYAIAAIVVTVLIAVGAIAAVTTQIRCTDAAREVARLSAAGDSSAREAARRLVGDAVRVSISASDENVVVEVRSEVAMLPGLTMSARAVAAKEPTGADQVMFAPGVGP from the coding sequence ATGGTGACCGTCGAGGCCGCGTACGCGATCGCCGCGATTGTCGTCACGGTGCTGATCGCGGTCGGCGCCATCGCCGCGGTGACCACGCAGATCCGATGTACCGATGCGGCACGAGAGGTGGCGCGACTGTCCGCCGCGGGGGATTCCTCGGCGCGGGAGGCCGCCCGGCGGCTCGTCGGTGACGCTGTACGCGTGTCGATCTCGGCCTCGGACGAGAATGTCGTCGTCGAGGTCAGGTCGGAGGTGGCGATGCTGCCGGGTCTGACGATGTCGGCACGGGCGGTGGCGGCGAAGGAGCCGACGGGTGCGGATCAGGTGATGTTCGCGCCGGGGGTCGGACCATGA
- the topA gene encoding type I DNA topoisomerase, producing MAETSTASRSSGATRRLVIVESPTKARKIAGYLGSNYVVESSRGHIRDLPRGAADVPAKYKGQPWARLGVNVDENFEPLYVVSPDKKSTVSELKSLMKDVDELYLATDGDREGEAIAWHLLETLKPKIPVKRMVFHEITEPAIRAAAENPRDLDIDLVDAQETRRILDRLYGYEVSPVLWKKVMPKLSAGRVQSVATRIIVERERERMAFVSAEYWDISATMDADADAGVGNPQTFKARLVNVDDARVATGRDFESTGALKKSDGVIVLDADRAEGLAAGLRGAAMTVTSVEEKPYTRRPYAPFMTSTLQQEAGRKLRFTSDRTMRIAQRLYENGFITYMRTDSTSLSESAINAARAQARELYGDNFVHPTPRQYTRKVKNAQEAHEAIRPAGETFRTPGQVAGQLEADEFRLYELIWQRTVASQMADAKGTTLSLRIAGTASTGERATFAASGRTITFPGFLSAYVETVDEQSGGQADDAENRLPQLTEGQSLTATDLTADGHSTNPPARFTEASLVKVLEELGIGRPSTYASIIGTIQDRGYVVKKGNALVPSWIAFAVVGLLEAYFQSLVDYDFTATLEDDLDQIATGNENRTKWLTEFYFGDDHPGADGENRSAHSAIAQYGGLKKLVGVNLEEIDARQVNSIRLFNDEEGRPIYVRVGRFGPYLERNVATSPDAEPDLQRANLPADITPDELTLAIAEKLFATPQEGRSLGTDPATGHEIVAKEGRFGPYVTEILPSDDDDDDGDTPATIPAGPTPRDGGAGGGTGGSDSADGDVVPLDAPGGGTATKTKPAAKKTAKKAAKKAGPKPRTGSLFKTMDISTVTLDDALKLLSLPRVVGVDPESGDEITAQNGRYGPYLKKGSDSRSLGSEEQLFEITLDEALKIYSEPKRRGRQAAAPPLRELGKDDEVSGKPMVIKDGRFGPYVTDGETNASLRKGDEVASITPERAMELLADRRARGPAKKATKKAAKKAPAKKAPAKKAAAKKTAAKKTAAKKTTAKKTAAKKTTAKKTAAKKATPDAE from the coding sequence GTGGCAGAGACCAGCACCGCATCCCGCTCGAGTGGGGCCACCCGACGCCTCGTGATCGTCGAGTCGCCGACCAAAGCCCGCAAGATCGCCGGCTACCTCGGGTCGAACTATGTGGTGGAGTCCTCCCGCGGGCACATCCGCGACCTCCCGCGTGGCGCCGCCGACGTGCCGGCCAAGTACAAGGGTCAGCCGTGGGCCCGTCTCGGGGTCAACGTCGACGAGAACTTCGAGCCGCTGTACGTGGTGTCGCCCGACAAGAAGTCGACCGTCAGCGAACTCAAGTCCCTGATGAAGGACGTCGACGAGCTCTACCTCGCCACCGACGGTGACCGCGAGGGGGAGGCGATCGCCTGGCATCTCCTCGAGACGCTCAAGCCGAAGATCCCGGTCAAGCGCATGGTGTTCCACGAGATCACCGAACCGGCCATCCGGGCGGCCGCCGAGAATCCGCGTGACCTCGACATCGACCTCGTCGACGCGCAGGAGACCCGACGCATCCTCGACCGCCTGTACGGCTACGAGGTGTCGCCGGTGCTGTGGAAGAAGGTCATGCCGAAGCTGTCGGCAGGCCGCGTGCAATCGGTGGCCACGCGGATCATCGTCGAGCGCGAACGCGAGCGAATGGCGTTCGTGTCGGCCGAGTACTGGGACATCTCGGCGACGATGGATGCCGACGCAGATGCCGGTGTCGGCAACCCCCAGACCTTCAAGGCGCGACTGGTCAACGTCGACGATGCCCGTGTCGCCACCGGCCGAGACTTCGAGTCCACGGGTGCGCTGAAGAAGTCCGACGGGGTGATCGTGCTCGACGCCGACCGCGCCGAGGGGCTGGCAGCCGGTCTGCGGGGCGCGGCGATGACCGTGACGTCGGTCGAGGAGAAGCCCTACACGCGTCGTCCGTATGCGCCGTTCATGACCTCGACGCTGCAGCAGGAGGCCGGCCGGAAGCTGCGCTTCACCTCCGACCGCACGATGCGGATCGCGCAGCGCCTGTACGAGAACGGCTTCATCACCTACATGCGTACCGACTCGACGAGCCTGAGCGAGTCGGCGATCAACGCCGCCCGTGCGCAGGCCCGCGAGCTCTACGGCGACAACTTCGTCCATCCGACGCCCCGGCAGTACACCCGCAAGGTGAAGAACGCTCAGGAGGCGCACGAGGCGATCCGGCCCGCCGGCGAGACCTTCCGTACCCCCGGCCAGGTCGCGGGGCAGCTCGAGGCCGACGAGTTCCGCCTCTACGAGCTGATCTGGCAGCGCACCGTCGCCTCGCAGATGGCCGATGCCAAGGGCACCACGCTGAGCCTGCGCATCGCAGGGACCGCCTCCACCGGAGAGCGCGCGACGTTTGCCGCGTCGGGCCGCACGATCACCTTCCCCGGCTTCCTGTCGGCGTATGTCGAGACCGTGGACGAGCAGAGTGGCGGCCAGGCCGACGACGCCGAGAACCGGCTCCCGCAGCTGACCGAGGGCCAGTCGCTGACGGCGACCGACCTGACCGCGGACGGTCACTCGACCAACCCGCCCGCACGCTTCACCGAGGCCTCGCTGGTGAAGGTGCTCGAGGAACTCGGCATCGGCCGCCCGTCGACCTACGCCTCGATCATCGGCACCATCCAGGACCGCGGCTACGTGGTGAAGAAGGGCAACGCCCTCGTGCCGTCGTGGATCGCCTTCGCGGTCGTCGGTCTGCTCGAGGCGTACTTCCAGAGCCTCGTCGACTACGACTTCACCGCGACCCTGGAGGACGACCTCGACCAGATCGCGACCGGCAACGAGAACCGGACGAAGTGGTTGACGGAGTTCTACTTCGGCGATGACCACCCGGGTGCCGACGGCGAGAACCGTTCCGCCCATTCGGCGATCGCGCAGTACGGCGGACTCAAGAAGCTCGTCGGCGTCAACCTCGAAGAGATCGACGCCCGGCAGGTCAACTCGATCCGCCTGTTCAACGACGAGGAAGGGCGTCCGATCTACGTGCGGGTCGGCCGATTCGGGCCGTACCTGGAGCGCAACGTCGCGACGTCGCCCGACGCCGAGCCGGATCTGCAGCGCGCCAACCTGCCCGCCGACATCACGCCGGACGAGCTGACTCTCGCGATCGCCGAAAAGCTGTTCGCCACACCGCAAGAGGGCCGCTCGCTGGGCACGGACCCGGCGACGGGCCACGAGATCGTCGCCAAGGAAGGCCGGTTCGGTCCGTACGTGACCGAGATCCTGCCGTCGGACGACGATGACGACGACGGCGACACCCCGGCGACCATCCCCGCGGGCCCGACCCCGCGCGATGGCGGGGCCGGCGGTGGCACCGGCGGTTCCGATTCCGCCGACGGCGACGTCGTCCCGCTCGACGCGCCGGGCGGCGGCACGGCGACGAAGACGAAGCCCGCGGCCAAGAAGACCGCGAAGAAGGCTGCGAAGAAGGCCGGTCCCAAGCCGCGCACCGGCTCGCTGTTCAAGACGATGGACATCTCGACGGTCACGCTCGACGATGCGCTGAAGCTCCTGTCGCTGCCGCGTGTCGTCGGCGTCGACCCGGAGTCCGGCGACGAGATCACCGCGCAGAACGGCCGGTACGGTCCCTACCTCAAGAAGGGGTCGGACTCGCGGTCGCTCGGTTCCGAGGAGCAGCTGTTCGAGATCACCCTCGACGAGGCCCTCAAGATCTACTCCGAGCCCAAGCGCCGCGGTCGGCAGGCTGCCGCACCGCCGCTCCGTGAACTCGGCAAGGACGACGAGGTCAGCGGCAAGCCGATGGTCATCAAGGACGGCCGCTTCGGACCGTACGTGACCGACGGCGAGACCAACGCGAGCCTGCGCAAGGGCGACGAGGTCGCCTCGATCACGCCGGAACGCGCGATGGAACTGCTCGCCGATCGGCGCGCGCGCGGCCCCGCCAAGAAGGCCACGAAGAAGGCGGCCAAGAAGGCTCCGGCCAAGAAGGCTCCGGCCAAGAAGGCCGCGGCGAAGAAGACGGCGGCCAAGAAGACGGCGGCCAAGAAGACCACTGCCAAGAAGACGGCAGCGAAGAAGACCACCGCGAAGAAGACAGCTGCGAAGAAGGCGACCCCGGACGCCGAGTGA
- a CDS encoding Rv3654c family TadE-like protein: protein MTAGRGLVVDDDGHATVLGAFAIAAFAAVLVMVIYVGGAVLARHRAQSAADLSALAAAIDHVAGEVNPCAAAHDLAGRQRPRAELVGCRVDGDDVVVTVRVPVELGSLGTNHATAQARAGPID, encoded by the coding sequence ATGACGGCCGGCCGGGGACTGGTCGTGGACGATGACGGTCACGCGACCGTACTGGGTGCATTCGCGATCGCGGCATTCGCCGCCGTCCTCGTGATGGTGATCTACGTCGGGGGCGCGGTGCTCGCCCGGCACCGGGCGCAGTCGGCGGCCGATCTGTCGGCACTGGCCGCGGCGATCGATCACGTCGCCGGCGAGGTGAATCCGTGTGCGGCCGCGCACGACCTGGCCGGCCGTCAACGACCCCGCGCAGAACTGGTCGGGTGTCGTGTCGACGGCGATGACGTGGTGGTGACGGTACGGGTGCCGGTCGAACTCGGAAGCCTCGGGACGAATCACGCCACCGCACAGGCCCGGGCGGGGCCGATCGACTGA
- a CDS encoding adenylate/guanylate cyclase domain-containing protein: protein MLRANLVGALFTFAFLRFGMPIQDSISLDEITALNQVIFAAYLLIAMVIGGFASIQLSLPVLIWHRRRTRLDNEAARRRALALPMLLTAVNAALWVVGGTLFTLVNLTVSSKNAFIVAIASTIGAMVTCALSYMQAEKVMRPITVAAMANNPDNAIAPSVTTRITAFWVISVVAPMLVIIGMIVLHRLGIIEADSTGLERPILWMAISALAFSVIAIVRVVAAINDPIKQLRRAQAKVSENDLNVAVKIYDGSDLGLLQAGFNDMVADLRERQQLRNLFGRYVGEDVARRAIETGTELGGEERYVGVLFVDIVGSTRLAVNRPPREIVELLNEFFRVVVGVVGRHGGFVNKFQGDAALAIFGAPLDLDDFAGRALASARELRAELYESLGDTDIGIGVSAGKAIAGHIGAEQRLEYTVIGDPVNEAARLTELAKDEPTRVLGSARAVFLASHEEAEHWEIGEGVELRGRGIETLLARPQLEPDRSA, encoded by the coding sequence ATGTTGCGGGCGAATCTCGTCGGCGCACTGTTCACCTTCGCGTTCCTGCGTTTCGGCATGCCGATCCAGGATTCGATCAGCCTCGACGAGATCACCGCGCTGAACCAGGTCATCTTCGCGGCCTACCTGCTGATCGCCATGGTGATCGGCGGCTTCGCCAGCATCCAGCTGTCCCTACCGGTGCTCATCTGGCATCGGCGCCGCACCCGGCTCGACAACGAGGCCGCGCGACGCCGCGCACTCGCTCTGCCGATGCTGCTGACCGCGGTCAACGCCGCGCTGTGGGTGGTCGGCGGCACACTGTTCACACTGGTCAACCTGACCGTGTCGTCGAAGAACGCCTTCATCGTGGCCATCGCCAGCACGATCGGCGCGATGGTGACGTGTGCGCTGAGCTACATGCAGGCGGAGAAGGTCATGCGGCCGATCACCGTCGCGGCGATGGCCAACAATCCCGACAACGCGATCGCTCCCAGCGTCACCACCCGCATCACCGCCTTCTGGGTGATCAGCGTCGTGGCGCCGATGCTCGTGATCATCGGGATGATCGTGCTCCACCGGCTCGGGATCATCGAGGCCGACTCCACCGGCCTCGAACGCCCGATCCTGTGGATGGCCATCTCCGCACTGGCGTTCAGCGTCATCGCGATCGTGCGCGTCGTGGCCGCCATCAACGATCCGATCAAACAGCTGCGCCGCGCGCAGGCCAAGGTCAGCGAGAACGACCTCAATGTCGCGGTCAAGATCTACGACGGCAGCGACCTCGGCCTGCTGCAGGCCGGCTTCAACGACATGGTCGCCGATCTGCGGGAACGTCAGCAGCTCCGCAACCTGTTCGGCCGCTACGTCGGCGAGGATGTCGCCCGGCGCGCCATCGAGACCGGCACCGAGCTGGGCGGCGAGGAGCGCTATGTCGGCGTCCTGTTCGTCGACATCGTCGGCTCGACGCGACTGGCGGTCAATCGGCCACCGCGCGAGATCGTCGAGCTGCTCAACGAGTTCTTCCGGGTCGTCGTCGGCGTCGTCGGACGCCACGGCGGATTCGTCAACAAGTTCCAGGGCGACGCGGCGCTCGCGATCTTCGGGGCACCGCTCGACCTCGACGACTTCGCCGGCCGCGCACTCGCGTCCGCGCGCGAGCTGCGGGCCGAGCTCTACGAGTCCCTCGGTGACACCGACATCGGCATCGGGGTGTCGGCCGGCAAGGCCATCGCCGGACACATCGGCGCCGAACAGCGACTCGAGTACACCGTCATCGGCGACCCGGTCAACGAGGCGGCCCGCCTGACCGAACTCGCGAAAGATGAACCCACACGCGTTCTCGGGTCGGCGCGCGCCGTGTTCCTGGCATCCCACGAAGAAGCCGAGCACTGGGAGATCGGCGAGGGCGTCGAACTCCGCGGCCGCGGGATCGAGACGCTTCTCGCGCGCCCGCAACTCGAGCCGGACCGGTCGGCCTGA
- a CDS encoding ArsR/SmtB family transcription factor, producing the protein MDEFEVIADPVRRALIERLARGPARVVDLAADHPISRPAISRHLRVLGEAGMTTVVDQGRERHYELVPGALAPVRAWLDAVDSEVVEPRFDDRHLDALDLEVRRTVRERGQRDAEADSLDSASTQQDSASRHKETG; encoded by the coding sequence GTGGACGAGTTCGAGGTGATCGCCGATCCGGTGCGTCGAGCCCTCATCGAGCGGCTCGCTCGAGGCCCCGCGCGTGTCGTCGATCTCGCCGCCGACCACCCGATCAGCCGGCCCGCGATCTCGCGACACCTCCGGGTGCTGGGTGAGGCCGGCATGACGACCGTCGTCGATCAGGGGCGCGAGCGGCACTACGAACTCGTACCTGGTGCGCTTGCCCCGGTTCGGGCGTGGCTCGACGCCGTGGACTCGGAGGTCGTCGAGCCGAGATTCGACGATCGCCATCTCGATGCGCTCGACCTCGAGGTGCGACGCACCGTGCGCGAACGCGGCCAACGTGACGCGGAGGCCGACTCTCTGGATTCCGCTTCCACACAACAAGATTCCGCCAGCCGACACAAGGAGACAGGATGA
- a CDS encoding cold-shock protein: protein MAQGTVKWFNAEKGFGFIAPDEGSDDVFVHYSEIQGSGFRTLEENQRVEFEVGQGTKGPQATGVRAV, encoded by the coding sequence ATGGCACAGGGAACTGTGAAGTGGTTCAACGCGGAAAAGGGCTTCGGCTTCATCGCGCCTGATGAGGGTTCCGACGACGTGTTCGTCCACTATTCCGAGATCCAGGGATCCGGTTTCCGCACCCTCGAGGAGAACCAGCGGGTCGAGTTCGAGGTCGGACAGGGCACCAAGGGGCCGCAGGCCACCGGCGTCCGCGCCGTCTGA
- a CDS encoding DEAD/DEAH box helicase: MQYSTFGTGLLARTLAGSDADPSPLTHLSVIPSRSASFVEWPGWVPQPLIDAYADNGIEKVWTHQASAADAAFHGNHVAICTGTASGKSLSYQMPILTALLNEKNATALYLAPTKALGADQIRAVSSIIAGRPEFGHLQPCAYDGDTDPEIRQWARAHSRWIFTNPDMLHIGILSHHHRWRQFFRHLRFIVVDECHHYRGVFGSHTALVMRRLLRIARAAGADPIVIGASATVAEPAEALGRLIGEPAVAVTEDGSPRGERTVALWEPNFLPVVTGENGAPVRRSAGAESARLLADFVVEGARTLCFARSRRGVELTALSARHLLSQSAPELESRIGAYRAGYLADDRRRLEKAISDGELLGVATTNALELGVDISGLDAVIVSGYPGTVASFWQQAGRAGRQRESGDSLVVLVARDDPLDTYLVHHPESLLGKPVEATVTDPANPYILGPHLLCAAMEKPLSDTEIDAWNAHDVAHDLAAEGLLRKRKSGWYVTAGTEPHADVDIRGGIGGQVLIVDTTTSQLLGTVDTGRAMSTVHPGAVHIHQGESYLVDELDLDDGLALTHPEDPDWTTSARETTDVTVTVTLASRRFGPLTVAFVEVDVTHQVVGYLRTLRTGEVLDAVELDMPEQTLSTRAVMYTLTPESLADAGIDETRLPGSLHAAEHAAIGLLPLVATCDRWDIGGLSTDLHPDTGLPTVFVYDGYMGGAGFAERGHSAFLTWIDATRDAVAGCGCESGCPSCVQSPKCGNGNDPLDKNGAVAVLDLLRREYLAHA; encoded by the coding sequence ATGCAGTACTCCACATTCGGGACAGGACTACTGGCCCGGACCCTCGCGGGTTCCGACGCCGACCCCTCCCCCCTCACCCACCTGTCGGTAATCCCGTCGCGCTCAGCATCTTTCGTCGAGTGGCCGGGATGGGTGCCGCAACCGCTGATCGACGCCTACGCCGACAACGGCATCGAGAAGGTGTGGACTCATCAGGCGAGCGCGGCCGACGCCGCATTCCACGGAAATCATGTCGCTATTTGCACGGGTACCGCATCGGGCAAATCCCTGTCGTATCAAATGCCCATTCTCACTGCTTTGCTGAACGAAAAGAATGCGACGGCGCTATACCTCGCGCCGACAAAAGCACTCGGCGCCGACCAGATCCGGGCGGTGTCGTCGATCATCGCCGGACGACCGGAGTTCGGGCACCTGCAGCCGTGCGCATACGACGGCGACACCGACCCCGAGATCCGGCAATGGGCGCGTGCGCATTCGCGCTGGATCTTCACCAACCCCGACATGCTGCACATCGGCATCCTGTCCCACCATCACCGGTGGCGACAGTTCTTCCGACATCTTCGATTCATCGTCGTCGACGAATGTCACCACTACCGTGGGGTGTTCGGCTCGCACACCGCGCTGGTGATGCGGCGGTTGCTGCGCATCGCGCGGGCCGCAGGCGCCGACCCGATCGTCATCGGGGCGAGTGCGACGGTCGCCGAGCCGGCGGAGGCGCTGGGAAGGCTGATCGGCGAGCCCGCGGTGGCGGTGACCGAGGACGGGTCTCCCCGCGGTGAGCGGACCGTCGCCCTCTGGGAGCCCAACTTCCTGCCGGTGGTCACCGGGGAGAACGGCGCACCGGTGCGCCGCTCGGCCGGGGCCGAATCCGCGCGACTGCTGGCCGATTTCGTGGTGGAGGGGGCTCGCACACTGTGCTTCGCGCGCAGCCGACGAGGCGTGGAGCTCACCGCGCTCAGTGCGCGACACCTGTTGTCGCAGAGCGCCCCCGAGCTCGAGTCCCGGATCGGGGCCTACCGCGCCGGTTATCTGGCCGACGACCGCCGCCGTCTCGAGAAGGCCATCTCCGACGGCGAACTGCTCGGCGTGGCCACCACCAACGCGCTCGAACTCGGCGTCGACATCAGCGGACTCGACGCCGTGATCGTCAGTGGATATCCCGGCACGGTCGCCTCGTTCTGGCAGCAGGCCGGACGGGCGGGACGCCAGCGCGAGTCCGGCGATTCGCTCGTCGTGCTCGTCGCGCGCGATGACCCACTCGACACCTACCTCGTGCACCACCCCGAGTCGCTGCTCGGCAAGCCCGTCGAGGCCACGGTCACCGACCCGGCCAATCCGTACATCCTGGGCCCGCACCTGTTGTGCGCTGCCATGGAGAAGCCGCTGTCGGACACAGAGATCGACGCCTGGAATGCACACGACGTGGCACATGACCTCGCCGCCGAGGGTCTGCTCCGCAAACGCAAGTCGGGCTGGTACGTCACCGCCGGGACCGAACCCCACGCCGACGTCGACATCCGCGGCGGCATCGGTGGTCAGGTCCTCATCGTCGACACCACGACGTCGCAACTGCTCGGCACGGTCGACACCGGCCGGGCCATGTCCACGGTGCACCCCGGCGCCGTCCACATCCACCAGGGCGAAAGCTATCTCGTCGACGAGCTCGACCTCGACGACGGTCTCGCGCTGACACACCCCGAGGACCCGGACTGGACGACGTCGGCGCGAGAGACGACCGACGTCACCGTGACCGTGACCCTCGCGAGCCGACGGTTCGGTCCGCTGACGGTCGCGTTCGTGGAGGTCGACGTCACGCACCAGGTCGTGGGGTATCTGCGCACGTTGCGGACCGGCGAGGTGCTCGACGCCGTCGAACTCGACATGCCCGAACAGACACTCAGTACCCGCGCGGTGATGTACACCCTCACACCGGAGTCGCTCGCCGACGCCGGCATCGACGAGACCCGGCTCCCCGGCTCTCTCCACGCCGCCGAGCATGCGGCCATCGGCCTCCTTCCCCTGGTGGCCACCTGCGACCGCTGGGACATCGGTGGACTCTCCACCGACCTCCACCCGGACACCGGGCTGCCGACGGTCTTCGTCTACGACGGGTACATGGGCGGTGCCGGCTTCGCCGAACGGGGGCACTCGGCCTTCCTGACCTGGATCGACGCCACCCGGGACGCGGTGGCCGGCTGCGGGTGCGAGAGCGGCTGCCCGTCCTGCGTCCAGAGCCCCAAGTGCGGCAACGGCAACGACCCGCTGGACAAGAATGGCGCAGTGGCCGTCCTGGATCTTCTCCGTCGGGAATACTTGGCCCATGCATGA
- a CDS encoding SRPBCC family protein, with the protein MSAELTATGRREIRAGVPHVVLERAFTAPVDAVWAAITEPSRLERWIGTWAGDPADGVVDFRMTAEGDDVESERFSILECDPPRRLVVESKSPGGDGDGEVWRLELDLTEADGTTTLTFAQGLPRPDSAENVGPGWEYYLDRLVAAEGGRSVAEVDWDAYYPALASSYEAMFRD; encoded by the coding sequence ATGAGCGCCGAACTGACGGCCACGGGCCGTCGAGAGATCAGGGCCGGTGTGCCCCACGTCGTACTGGAGCGAGCCTTCACCGCGCCTGTCGACGCCGTGTGGGCGGCGATCACCGAACCGTCTCGGCTCGAGCGGTGGATCGGCACGTGGGCGGGCGATCCGGCCGACGGTGTCGTCGACTTCCGGATGACCGCCGAGGGGGACGACGTGGAGTCCGAACGGTTCTCGATCCTGGAGTGCGATCCGCCGCGTCGGCTCGTCGTCGAGTCGAAGTCGCCCGGCGGCGACGGTGACGGCGAGGTCTGGCGGCTGGAGCTCGATCTCACCGAAGCCGATGGGACAACCACTCTCACCTTTGCGCAGGGGTTACCGAGACCGGACTCGGCCGAGAACGTCGGTCCCGGGTGGGAGTACTACCTCGATCGTCTGGTCGCAGCCGAGGGGGGCCGCAGTGTCGCCGAGGTCGACTGGGATGCCTACTACCCGGCCTTGGCGTCGTCGTATGAGGCCATGTTCCGGGACTGA
- a CDS encoding DNA polymerase III subunit delta' has product MTNVFDRLTGQEAIADDLRAAARAARVLAARLDAGASADLFLADDEIPAVDAGWSRASMTHSWLFTGPPGSGRSVAAQCFAAALQCQSPDAANIGCGECRACVTVMAKTHADVRHVVPEGLSLAVGAMRDIVQAAARRPGTGRWQIVIVEDADRLTEQAANALLKVVEEPPSRTVFLLCAPSVDPEDISVTLRSRCRHVALVTPTTADIERVLVERDGLDPEQARWAASVCGGHIGRARRLATDPDARTQREKALGLARAASRDSTAYAAAEELVRSADEAAKAISAELDVAETEEMKTALGAGGTGKGTARMPRGSAGALKELEKRQKSRATRVGRDVLDRALVDLAALFRDALVVGVGAQVTAMHPDKADDLANPLADYAEPEQLLQCVEAVLACREALDMNVKPKFAVDDMVARIGLALARPIRT; this is encoded by the coding sequence GTGACAAATGTCTTCGATCGGCTGACCGGGCAAGAGGCCATCGCCGACGATCTGCGGGCGGCCGCGCGCGCCGCACGGGTTCTGGCGGCGAGGCTCGACGCGGGGGCCTCGGCCGACCTATTCCTCGCCGACGATGAGATCCCGGCCGTCGACGCGGGATGGTCGCGGGCATCGATGACCCATTCGTGGTTGTTCACGGGGCCGCCGGGCAGCGGCCGGTCGGTGGCCGCGCAGTGCTTCGCCGCGGCGCTCCAGTGTCAATCGCCCGATGCCGCGAACATCGGCTGCGGCGAGTGCCGCGCCTGCGTCACCGTGATGGCCAAGACCCACGCCGACGTCCGCCATGTGGTGCCGGAAGGGTTGAGTCTCGCCGTGGGGGCCATGCGGGACATCGTCCAGGCCGCCGCCCGCCGGCCGGGGACGGGACGCTGGCAGATCGTCATCGTGGAGGACGCCGACCGACTCACCGAGCAGGCCGCGAATGCGCTGCTGAAGGTCGTCGAGGAACCGCCGTCGCGAACGGTGTTCCTGTTGTGCGCGCCGTCGGTCGACCCGGAGGACATCTCGGTGACGCTGCGGTCCCGCTGTCGGCACGTCGCGCTCGTCACGCCGACGACCGCCGACATCGAGCGGGTTCTCGTCGAGCGGGACGGCCTCGACCCGGAGCAGGCGAGATGGGCGGCGTCGGTGTGCGGCGGTCACATCGGTCGCGCGCGCCGGCTGGCGACCGACCCGGATGCGCGCACGCAACGCGAGAAGGCCCTTGGGCTGGCGCGTGCCGCCTCCCGGGACTCGACCGCGTACGCCGCAGCCGAGGAGCTGGTCCGGTCGGCCGACGAGGCCGCCAAGGCGATCAGTGCCGAACTCGACGTGGCCGAGACCGAGGAGATGAAGACCGCGCTCGGTGCGGGCGGTACCGGCAAGGGCACTGCGCGGATGCCACGCGGTAGTGCCGGCGCGCTCAAAGAACTGGAGAAGCGGCAGAAGTCGCGGGCCACGCGCGTCGGCCGCGACGTCCTCGACCGCGCGCTGGTCGACCTCGCCGCGCTGTTCCGCGACGCACTCGTCGTCGGGGTGGGCGCGCAGGTCACCGCGATGCACCCGGACAAGGCTGACGACCTCGCGAACCCGCTCGCCGATTATGCCGAGCCCGAGCAACTGCTGCAGTGCGTCGAGGCCGTGCTCGCCTGCCGTGAGGCGCTCGACATGAACGTGAAGCCGAAGTTCGCCGTCGACGACATGGTCGCGCGGATCGGGCTGGCGCTCGCGCGTCCGATTCGAACGTAG